The following coding sequences are from one Gossypium raimondii isolate GPD5lz chromosome 4, ASM2569854v1, whole genome shotgun sequence window:
- the LOC128040498 gene encoding uncharacterized protein LOC128040498, with protein MDFVSGLPLTPTKKDSVWVIVDRLTKFAHFIPIRTDYSLQKLAKLYVFEIVRLHGVPILIISNRDLHFTSRFWNKLHKALGTMLNFSTVFHPQTDGQSERVYSRLLKTPSDRQKSYADLKRREIEYSMGDFVFLKRVGSVAYQLELPLELDRIHDVFHVLMLRHYRSNPTHIVPVKKIEVRPDLTFEEELVQILERDVKVLKRKSIPLVKVLWHNHSTEEAT; from the exons atggattttgttagtgggttacccCTCACACCCACTAAAAAGGATTCTgtatgggtcatcgtggatcgattgaccaagtttGCCCATTTCATTCCGATTCGTACTGACTACTCTCTGCAGAAGCTGGCTAAATTGTATGTGTttgagatagtgagactgcatggggtaccgaTTTTAATCATATCTAATAGGGATCTTCACTTCACGTCTCGATTTTGGAATAAGCTACATAAAGCTCTGGGTACAATGTTGAACTTCAGTACTGTGTTTCATCCtcaaacagatggtcaatctgagagg GTTTATTCGAGACTACTGAAGACGCCATCAGACAGACAAAAATCCTATGCGGATTTGAAGCGTCGAGAGATTGAGTATTCGATGGGGGACTTCgtttttctcaag CGAGTGGGATCAGTTGCTTACCAGTTAGAGCTACCTCTAGAGTTGGACCGAATTCACGATGTTTTCCACGTCTTAATGTTGAGGCACTATCGCTCTAATCCTACGCATATTGTTCCTGTTAAGAAGATTGAGGTAAGGCCAGATCTGACCTTTGAAGAGGAGCTAGTGCAGATATTGGAGCGAGATGTAAAGGttctaaaaagaaaatccaTCCCACTGGTTAAAGTTCTCTGGCATAATCATAGCACCGAGGAGGCCACGTag
- the LOC105780330 gene encoding beta-hexosaminidase 1 yields MLRFSQNSHYKLSFLVLVLWVSHLVDSKSGFELDEPLTYLWPLPSEFTSGNQTLTVDPTLSFSALGKGGNSKILIEGFERYKKIIFKHVSGISLFGKSRGIRSVYDISELRFIVNSDSEELQLGVDESYTLFVAKKDGKSIVGEATIEANTVYGALRGLETFSQLCAFDYETKSVQIYKAPWYIKDKPRFAFRGLMLDTSRHYLPIDVIKQIIESMSYAKLNVLHWHIIDEESFPLEVPSYPKLWNGAYTKWERYTIEDASEIVSFAKMRGIHIMAEVDVPGHAESWGAGYPDLWPSSTCREPLDVSKSFTFDLISGILSEMRKIFPFELFHLGGDEVHTDCWTSTPHIKQWLNDQNMTAKDAYQYFVLKAQEIAISKNWTPVNWEETFNSFPSKLNPRTIVHNWLGPGVCPKAVAKGFRCIFSNQGAWYLDHLDVPWNEVYSAEPLEGINNVSEQNLVLGGEVCMWGETADTSDVQQTIWPRAAAAAERLWSKREAVSARNITLTILPRLHFFRCLLNRRGVQAAPVTNKYARQPPIGAGSCYEQ; encoded by the exons ATGCTAcgattttctcaaaattctcaCTATAAACTGAGTTTCTTGGTATTAGTATTATGGGTTTCTCACCTTGTTGATTCAAAGTCTGGGTTTGAGTTAGATGAGCCGTTGACTTATCTTTGGCCTTTGCCATCTGAGTTCACTTCTGGCAATCAAACCTTGACCGTCGACCCAACTTTATCTTTCTCTGCCTTAGGAAAAGGAGGGAACTCCAAGATTTTGATTGAAGGATTTGAGAGATATAAGAAGATTATATTCAAACATGTTTCTGGGATTTCACTTTTTGGTAAATCGAGAGGGATAAGATCTGTTTATGATATTAGTGAATTGAGATTCATTGTGAATTCCGACAGTGAAGAG CTTCAATTGGGTGTGGATGAAAGTTATACTTTGTTTGTGGCAAAGAAAGATGGGAAATCTATTGTTGGAGAAGCAACAATTGAG GCAAATACTGTTTATGGTGCCTTAAGAGGGTTGGAG ACATTCAGCCAATTGTGTGCTTTTGATTACGAGACTAAGTCGGTGCAAATATACAAAGCACCATGGTACATAAAAGATAAGCCAAGGTTTGCGTTTCGTGGGCTTATGCTTG ATACATCAAGGCACTATTTACCGATTGATGTCATTAAGCAGATAATTGAATCTATGTCTTATGCCAAACTT AATGTCCTTCATTGGCACATCATAGATGAAGAGTCATTTCCTCTAGAAGTACCCTCATATCCAAAATTGTGGAACGGTGCTTATACAAAATGGGAACGCTATACGATCGAGGATGCTAGTGAAATTGTTAG CTTTGCCAAAATGAGAG GCATCCACATAATGGCAGAAGTAGATGTTCCTGGGCATGCAGAGTCATG GGGAGCTGGGTACCCTGATCTTTGGCCTTCTTCTACCTGCAGAGAACCACTTGACGTTtcaaaaagttttacttttgatttgatttctggCATTCTATCAG AGATGAGAAAAATTTTCCCATTTGAGCTTTTCCACTTGGGTGGAGATGAGGTTCATACAG ATTGCTGGACCTCTACTCCACACATAAAGCAGTG GCTCAATGACCAAAACATGACTGCTAAAGATGCTTATCAATATTTTGTACTCAAGGCTCAAGAAATCGCAATCTCAAAAAACTGGACGCCTGTCAACTG GGAAGAAACCTTCAATTCTTTTCCGTCAAAGCTTAATCCACGAACTATTGTGCACAACTG GTTGGGTCCCGGGGTTTGTCCGAAGGCTGTTGCAAAAGGATTCAGATGCATTTTCAGCAATCAAGGTGCTTGGTATCTTGATCATCTGGATGTTCCTTGGAATGAAGTCTATAGTGCTGAGCCACTAGAAGGCATAAATAATGTGTCCGAGCAAAACCTTGTTCTAGGAGGTGAAGTTTGCATGTGGGGCGAGACAGCTGATACATCAGATGTTCAGCAAACAATATGGCCTCGAGCTGCTGCTGCAGCAG AGCGGTTGTGGAGCAAAAGGGAGGCTGTATCTGCACGAAACATTACTTTAACCATATTACCACGGCTTCATTTCTTCAGATGCCTATTGAATAGGCGCGGGGTTCAAGCTGCTCCCGTCACAAACAAATACGCTCGACAACCTCCAATTGGTGCCGGATCATGCTACGAGCAATAG